One genomic region from Geothermobacter ehrlichii encodes:
- a CDS encoding trypsin-like peptidase domain-containing protein translates to MSVATVLLVLVSASGSLASLRRTPVVEAVEKAGPAVVNIRTEQIVQRRGSPFFGFGGSFFEDFFREFAPPRLYTTESLGSGVLIDPGGLILTNAHVISRASKIFVALAGRHREIEAKLVGRDDNLDLALIRIPAPKGRSYPFLRLGRSDDLMIGEPVIAIGNPLGLGSSITTGVVSGPLRALTLDKEFMAVFIQTDALINPGNSGGPLINLEGKVIGINTAIARQAQGIGFAIPADVIRRVLPDLKKYGHLRRSFFGVVPGATGEQFAAARGYGGVLVTEVIPGSPADRAGLELADVILEIDDIPVETPGEFLNILGAYIPGNRVSVRFLRGIESRTADLRLEEFPPGFALRYAADTFGFSLEEWRGKLRVADLARGGPAERVGMRRGDLVIQAAGQEVSSLKDYARVIEETFGRLPLQFLVVRGNQGYYIDLP, encoded by the coding sequence TTGTCTGTTGCAACAGTCCTGCTCGTTCTTGTTTCCGCTTCCGGATCCCTGGCTTCGTTGCGGCGAACGCCGGTGGTCGAGGCGGTGGAAAAGGCGGGTCCGGCGGTCGTCAACATCCGCACCGAGCAGATCGTCCAACGGCGCGGCTCGCCCTTTTTCGGTTTCGGCGGTTCCTTCTTCGAGGATTTTTTCCGCGAATTCGCCCCTCCGCGCCTCTACACCACCGAGTCCCTCGGTTCGGGCGTGCTCATCGATCCCGGCGGGCTGATTCTGACCAACGCCCACGTCATCAGCCGGGCGTCGAAAATCTTTGTCGCCCTGGCCGGCCGGCACCGGGAGATCGAGGCGAAGCTGGTCGGCAGGGACGACAATCTCGATCTGGCGCTGATCCGCATCCCAGCGCCGAAAGGCAGATCCTATCCGTTTCTGCGGCTCGGCCGGTCGGACGATCTGATGATCGGCGAACCGGTGATCGCCATCGGCAATCCGCTCGGGCTCGGCAGCTCCATCACTACTGGTGTGGTCAGCGGTCCGTTGCGCGCCCTGACTCTCGACAAGGAATTTATGGCGGTCTTCATCCAGACCGACGCCCTGATCAACCCGGGTAATTCGGGAGGCCCCCTGATCAACCTGGAAGGGAAGGTCATTGGCATCAATACCGCCATAGCCAGGCAGGCGCAGGGAATAGGTTTCGCCATACCGGCGGATGTCATTCGCCGGGTGCTGCCCGATCTGAAGAAGTACGGTCATCTGCGCCGCAGCTTCTTCGGCGTGGTTCCAGGTGCCACCGGCGAACAGTTCGCCGCCGCCAGGGGATACGGCGGTGTGCTGGTGACCGAGGTGATTCCCGGTTCGCCCGCCGACAGGGCGGGACTGGAATTGGCCGACGTGATTCTCGAGATCGACGATATCCCGGTGGAGACGCCGGGGGAATTTCTCAACATCCTCGGCGCCTACATTCCGGGCAACCGGGTGAGCGTGCGTTTCCTGCGCGGGATCGAAAGCCGAACCGCCGACCTGCGGCTGGAAGAGTTCCCTCCCGGATTCGCCCTGCGGTATGCCGCCGACACCTTCGGATTTTCCCTGGAGGAATGGCGTGGCAAGCTTCGGGTCGCCGACCTGGCCCGCGGCGGCCCGGCCGAACGGGTCGGCATGCGCCGCGGCGATCTGGTGATCCAGGCCGCAGGTCAGGAGGTGTCGAGCCTGAAGGACTATGCCCGGGTCATCGAAGAGACCTTCGGTCGGCTGCCGCTGCAGTTTCTCGTCGTGCGCGGCAACCAGGGATACTACATCGATCTTCCCTGA
- a CDS encoding TlpA disulfide reductase family protein, translating into MRSLLTLLVSAIVLLSPLTAVAGSPRPDKAPGGAVLVGRTAPEIDLETVDGGRMSLSSLRGKVVLVNFWATWCPPCKQEMPSMERLYARLHDRGLEILAVNIEADGKDVLPGFLRKHPHTFPVLMDVDGEAQSAYGVFRFPETFVVDKQGKIVQHIIGGRDWAARSMVTFLTSLLEK; encoded by the coding sequence ATGCGTTCTCTTCTTACGTTGCTGGTTTCAGCGATCGTTCTGCTTTCTCCCCTGACCGCCGTTGCTGGCAGCCCGCGACCCGACAAAGCCCCCGGCGGCGCCGTTCTGGTCGGCCGGACTGCCCCCGAGATCGACCTGGAAACAGTGGACGGCGGGCGGATGTCCCTGTCCAGCCTGCGCGGCAAGGTGGTGCTGGTTAACTTCTGGGCCACCTGGTGTCCTCCCTGCAAGCAGGAGATGCCCTCCATGGAGCGCCTGTACGCCCGGCTGCACGACCGGGGGCTGGAAATACTCGCCGTCAACATCGAGGCCGACGGCAAAGACGTTCTGCCCGGATTTCTGCGCAAGCATCCGCACACCTTTCCGGTGCTGATGGATGTCGACGGCGAGGCCCAGTCGGCCTACGGCGTGTTCCGCTTTCCCGAGACTTTCGTCGTCGACAAGCAGGGAAAGATCGTCCAGCACATCATCGGCGGCCGGGACTGGGCTGCCCGGTCGATGGTGACCTTCCTGACTTCACTGCTGGAGAAATAG
- a CDS encoding cytochrome c biogenesis CcdA family protein: MGQETDITAWIAFSAGVLSFFSPCVLPLIPSYLTYITGLSFGQLEQAHPGARVRVTVMLHSLVFILGFSTVFIALGALAGLASSAFQVHLREGLIWVQRIGGVLIFLFGIHLTGLFHFGVLLGEKRVQIHDKPSGFAGTFLVGLAFAAGWTPCIGPILGAILAMAAGTTGGTGRGIFLLTLYSAGLGVPFLVSGLLFHGFLGFFNRFRKHIRLVEIGTGLLLMVVGAMLFFNLFGSLTGWLYRVLPAAG, translated from the coding sequence ATGGGGCAGGAGACCGACATCACGGCCTGGATCGCCTTCAGCGCCGGGGTTCTTTCCTTCTTTTCCCCCTGCGTCCTGCCGCTGATTCCCTCGTACCTGACCTATATCACCGGTCTGTCCTTCGGCCAGCTGGAGCAGGCGCATCCCGGTGCCCGGGTGCGGGTCACCGTCATGCTTCACTCCCTGGTTTTCATCCTCGGTTTCTCGACCGTCTTCATCGCTCTCGGGGCTCTGGCGGGGCTGGCCTCGAGCGCCTTTCAGGTCCATCTGCGCGAGGGACTGATCTGGGTTCAGCGGATCGGCGGCGTTCTCATCTTCCTTTTCGGAATCCATCTGACGGGACTCTTTCATTTCGGCGTGCTGTTGGGTGAGAAGAGGGTGCAGATTCATGACAAGCCGAGTGGTTTCGCCGGCACCTTCCTGGTCGGACTGGCCTTTGCCGCCGGCTGGACTCCCTGCATCGGCCCCATTCTCGGCGCCATTCTCGCCATGGCGGCCGGGACCACCGGCGGCACCGGGCGCGGCATCTTCCTGCTGACCCTCTATTCGGCCGGTCTTGGCGTCCCCTTTCTGGTCTCCGGCCTGCTCTTTCACGGTTTTCTCGGTTTCTTCAACCGGTTCCGCAAGCACATCCGTCTGGTCGAGATCGGCACCGGCCTGCTGCTGATGGTGGTGGGCGCGATGCTCTTCTTCAACCTCTTCGGTTCGCTGACCGGCTGGCTCTACCGCGTGCTGCCGGCCGCCGGCTGA
- a CDS encoding hydantoinase B/oxoprolinase family protein, with protein MHVNPILLQVFKNRFAAIAEEMGVTLGRTAFSPNIKERRDYSCALFDRHGDMIAQAAHIPVHLGSMPLSVKSAIDRIAMRPGDMVMLNNPFDGGTHLPDITLVAPVFIGDEPVFYVANRAHHADVGGMTSGSMPLSTSLFQEGLIISPVRLVEEGAIDRKLLEVLLCNVRTPTEREGDFAAQIMANRIGERRLRELVDKYDMATVERYAASLNDYAERFMRRTIAGIPDGRYHHRDCLDSDGISADPVWIDCVIDIEGELARIDFSASDPQVTGSVNAVYAITLSAVLYVFRCLVEADVPANAGCLRPLDVVTKPGTVVDACFPAAVAGGNVETSQRIVDVVLGALAEALPDRIPAASQGTMNNVTIGGIDPRRGSPFAYYETLAGGHGGGPAGQGESAMHSHMTNTLNTPVEALEYAYPFRVTEYAIRRGSGGCGRFSGGDGLVREIELLADAEVTILSERRNQPPFGLQGGEPGSPGRNLLIDGDSSEQLPGKFSRRIKAGCRLRVETPGGGGWGSAN; from the coding sequence ATGCACGTCAATCCGATTCTGCTGCAGGTGTTCAAGAACCGCTTCGCCGCCATCGCCGAAGAGATGGGCGTCACCCTGGGACGCACCGCCTTTTCGCCCAACATCAAGGAGCGTCGCGACTATTCCTGCGCCCTGTTCGACCGCCATGGCGACATGATCGCCCAGGCGGCCCACATCCCGGTGCATCTCGGCTCCATGCCCCTGTCGGTGAAAAGCGCCATCGACAGAATCGCCATGCGTCCCGGCGACATGGTGATGCTCAACAATCCCTTCGACGGCGGAACGCACCTGCCCGACATCACCCTGGTCGCCCCGGTCTTCATCGGCGACGAGCCGGTCTTCTACGTCGCCAACCGGGCGCACCACGCCGATGTCGGCGGCATGACCTCCGGCTCGATGCCACTGTCGACCTCGCTGTTCCAGGAAGGTCTGATCATTTCGCCGGTCCGGCTGGTCGAGGAGGGGGCCATCGACCGCAAGCTGCTCGAAGTGCTGCTGTGCAACGTGCGCACGCCGACCGAGCGCGAAGGGGATTTCGCCGCCCAGATCATGGCCAACCGCATCGGCGAACGCCGGTTGCGGGAGCTGGTCGACAAATATGACATGGCGACGGTCGAACGGTACGCCGCCAGCCTCAACGACTATGCCGAACGTTTCATGCGCCGGACCATCGCCGGCATTCCCGACGGCCGCTACCATCACCGGGACTGTCTCGACAGCGACGGCATCTCCGCCGACCCGGTCTGGATCGACTGCGTCATCGACATCGAGGGTGAGCTGGCCCGCATCGACTTCTCCGCCAGCGACCCGCAGGTGACCGGCAGCGTCAATGCCGTCTACGCCATCACCCTGTCGGCGGTCCTCTACGTCTTCCGCTGCCTGGTCGAGGCCGACGTTCCGGCCAACGCCGGCTGCCTGCGGCCGCTCGACGTGGTGACAAAACCGGGCACGGTGGTCGACGCATGCTTCCCCGCGGCCGTGGCCGGCGGCAATGTCGAGACATCACAACGGATAGTCGACGTGGTTCTCGGCGCCCTGGCCGAGGCCCTGCCCGACCGGATTCCCGCCGCCAGCCAGGGGACGATGAACAACGTCACCATCGGTGGCATCGACCCGCGCCGGGGCTCACCTTTCGCCTACTACGAAACCCTGGCGGGAGGGCACGGCGGCGGGCCGGCCGGCCAGGGGGAGTCGGCGATGCACAGCCACATGACCAACACCCTCAACACGCCGGTCGAGGCCCTGGAATACGCCTACCCCTTCCGGGTCACCGAATACGCCATCCGGCGCGGCAGCGGCGGCTGCGGGCGCTTCAGCGGTGGCGACGGCCTGGTCAGGGAGATCGAACTGCTGGCCGACGCCGAGGTAACGATCCTGAGCGAACGCCGCAACCAGCCACCTTTCGGCCTGCAGGGCGGGGAACCGGGAAGCCCCGGCCGCAACCTGCTGATCGACGGCGACAGCTCCGAACAGCTCCCGGGCAAGTTCAGTCGACGTATCAAGGCCGGATGCCGCCTGCGGGTGGAAACTCCCGGAGGAGGCGGCTGGGGAAGCGCGAACTGA
- a CDS encoding hydantoinase/oxoprolinase family protein, with amino-acid sequence MLIVGVDTGGTFTDFIWHDGSAWGEYKVLSTPHNPAEAVLSGLRHIAGDRPVDLVHGSTVATNAILEKKGALTALVTNRGFEDIIEIGRQNRPDLYSLHCRRNPPIVPAGYRFGLPGRIDQEGREIAALPDPALEELKEKLQKAQVESVAVCLLFSFANPEHERRVGAGLATLGVPVSLSHETLAEFREYERTSTTVINAYVAPKMRRYLTYLREQTGGSRFRIMQSNGGSISAETAMNESVRTILSGPAGGAVGAREIGRQSGFDRLITFDMGGTSTDVCLIDGELPLTTESEIASYPVKVPMIDIHTVGAGGGSLASIDTGGSLQVGPQSAGADPGPICYGKGEGITVTDANLFLGRLVPEHFLGGAMRLRPERLQRPFTELADRLGLPLVELAEGILDIANATMERAIKVISVERGHDPREFTLFSFGGAGGMHAAFLARLLQMPRVLVPRNPGILSAAGMLMADVIKDYSRTIMRGAEELTPEILDELFAPMEAQGTADLLGEGMPRQAIVHQRFLDMRYRGQSFELMAPGTGDIREAFHRLHETTYGYANRDKAVEVVNLRLRSTGRPQRPSLPQIAAGGPTPPAEAFLGEKDVIFDGRSRGTILLQREKLLAGNRIPGPAIVIEYSSTIIVPPFAEAQVDRFGNLLLEIKE; translated from the coding sequence ATGCTGATCGTCGGTGTCGATACTGGTGGAACCTTTACCGACTTCATCTGGCACGACGGAAGCGCCTGGGGTGAATACAAGGTGCTGTCCACGCCGCACAACCCGGCGGAAGCCGTCCTGTCGGGGCTGCGGCATATCGCCGGCGACCGACCGGTCGACCTGGTTCACGGCTCGACGGTGGCGACCAATGCCATCCTGGAAAAGAAAGGGGCCCTGACCGCCCTGGTGACCAATCGCGGTTTCGAGGACATCATCGAGATCGGCCGGCAGAACCGCCCCGATCTCTACAGCCTCCACTGCCGGCGCAATCCGCCGATCGTTCCCGCCGGCTACCGGTTCGGCCTGCCCGGCCGGATCGACCAGGAAGGACGGGAAATCGCCGCCCTGCCCGATCCGGCCCTTGAGGAATTGAAAGAAAAGTTGCAGAAGGCCCAGGTGGAATCGGTCGCCGTCTGCCTGCTCTTCTCATTCGCCAATCCCGAACATGAACGACGTGTCGGCGCGGGCCTCGCGACTCTCGGCGTGCCGGTCTCCCTGTCCCACGAAACCCTGGCCGAATTCCGCGAATACGAACGGACCTCGACTACCGTCATCAACGCCTACGTCGCCCCGAAGATGCGGCGCTACCTCACCTACCTGCGCGAACAGACCGGCGGCAGCCGTTTTCGCATCATGCAGAGCAACGGCGGCAGCATCTCGGCCGAGACGGCGATGAACGAATCGGTCCGCACCATCCTCTCTGGACCGGCCGGTGGTGCCGTCGGCGCCCGCGAGATCGGCAGGCAGTCGGGCTTCGACCGCCTGATCACCTTCGACATGGGCGGAACCTCGACCGACGTCTGCCTGATCGACGGCGAGCTGCCGCTGACCACCGAATCGGAGATCGCCAGCTATCCGGTCAAGGTGCCGATGATCGACATCCATACCGTCGGTGCCGGCGGTGGTTCGCTGGCCTCGATCGACACCGGCGGTTCGCTCCAGGTCGGCCCCCAGAGTGCTGGCGCCGACCCGGGTCCGATCTGCTACGGCAAAGGCGAAGGGATCACCGTTACCGACGCCAATCTCTTTCTCGGCCGGCTTGTGCCGGAACACTTTCTAGGCGGCGCCATGCGCCTGCGGCCGGAACGGCTGCAGCGACCTTTCACCGAACTGGCGGACCGGCTCGGCCTGCCCCTCGTCGAGCTGGCCGAGGGCATCCTCGACATCGCCAACGCCACCATGGAACGCGCCATCAAGGTCATCTCCGTCGAACGAGGACACGATCCGCGCGAATTCACCCTCTTCTCTTTCGGCGGCGCCGGCGGCATGCACGCGGCCTTCCTCGCCCGCCTGCTGCAGATGCCGCGCGTACTGGTGCCACGCAATCCGGGCATCCTGTCGGCCGCCGGCATGCTGATGGCCGACGTCATCAAGGACTATTCGCGCACCATCATGCGCGGCGCCGAAGAGCTCACGCCTGAAATTCTCGACGAACTCTTCGCCCCGATGGAGGCCCAGGGAACGGCCGACCTGCTGGGCGAAGGGATGCCGCGCCAGGCCATCGTCCACCAGCGTTTCCTCGACATGCGCTACCGGGGACAGTCCTTCGAACTGATGGCTCCGGGAACGGGCGATATCCGCGAGGCCTTCCACCGCCTGCACGAAACGACCTACGGCTACGCCAACCGGGACAAGGCGGTCGAAGTCGTCAACCTGCGCCTGCGCTCCACCGGGCGCCCGCAGCGGCCATCGCTGCCACAGATCGCCGCCGGCGGTCCAACGCCGCCGGCGGAAGCTTTCCTCGGAGAAAAGGACGTCATCTTCGACGGCAGGAGCAGAGGCACCATTTTGCTGCAGCGGGAAAAACTTCTGGCCGGCAACCGCATCCCCGGACCGGCGATCGTCATCGAATATTCGTCGACCATCATCGTGCCCCCCTTCGCCGAAGCGCAGGTCGACAGGTTCGGGAATCTGCTGCTGGAGATAAAGGAATAA
- a CDS encoding GntR family transcriptional regulator produces the protein MDDAGLPELLPKQHLILLGVLDDLLQEPRERLPRTELIAETYRANINTAKKALSLLGQAGMIQARRRAGNRVVRRLSSEQAEIYHATRRRIASLLRELAAAGFNRLEISAALLAAYREQEQRQPRIIYADLEFNELLLGRRELEQTCGQPVQPVQVEELARQLTEGWITADLIVTTFFCESRIRDLCIHKGIPLVALRTTPPLEHLLNFSLLPRDTVITLVVLSESIRQRIRQHYPHIQKDFPGFAIMTLEEIRRDRTRLDKTHILLTHKLVAEEHAALFRSIPRIISYNRFQDDEGLDYIRTLTGNRNKEQTC, from the coding sequence ATGGACGATGCCGGTCTGCCAGAACTGCTGCCCAAACAGCACCTGATCCTGCTCGGCGTTCTCGACGACCTGCTGCAGGAGCCCCGGGAACGCCTGCCACGCACCGAGCTGATCGCCGAAACCTACCGGGCCAACATCAATACGGCGAAAAAGGCGCTGTCGCTCCTGGGCCAGGCGGGAATGATCCAGGCCCGTCGCCGGGCCGGCAACAGGGTCGTCCGCCGACTGAGCAGCGAACAGGCAGAAATCTATCACGCCACGCGCCGGCGCATCGCATCGCTGCTGCGCGAACTGGCGGCGGCCGGCTTCAACCGTCTGGAAATATCCGCCGCCCTGCTGGCGGCCTATCGCGAGCAGGAACAGCGCCAGCCGCGGATCATCTATGCCGACCTCGAGTTCAACGAACTGCTGCTCGGCCGGCGCGAGCTGGAACAAACCTGCGGACAGCCCGTACAGCCGGTCCAGGTCGAAGAGCTGGCAAGACAGCTGACTGAAGGCTGGATCACCGCCGATCTGATCGTGACCACCTTCTTCTGCGAGAGCCGCATTCGCGACCTCTGTATCCACAAGGGCATTCCCCTGGTCGCCCTGCGCACCACGCCGCCTTTGGAACATCTGCTCAATTTCAGCCTTCTCCCACGTGATACGGTCATCACCCTGGTTGTCCTGTCGGAATCGATCCGCCAGCGTATCCGGCAACACTATCCGCACATCCAAAAGGATTTTCCGGGCTTCGCCATCATGACACTCGAAGAGATCCGGAGAGACCGGACGCGGCTGGACAAGACCCACATTCTGCTGACCCATAAGCTGGTCGCGGAAGAACACGCGGCACTGTTCCGCAGCATCCCGAGAATCATCAGCTACAACCGTTTCCAGGATGACGAGGGACTCGACTACATCCGAACCCTGACCGGCAACCGCAACAAGGAGCAGACATGCTGA
- a CDS encoding uracil-xanthine permease family protein gives MEKNLSESSYNFRLKDCLLGAQMLFVAFGALVLVPLLTGLNPNVALFTAGAGTLLFQLITGGKVPVFLASSFAFIAPIIYGVQQWGIPGTLCGLAAAGLLYVLFSLAIRLFGSGILHRILPPVVTGPVIMVIGLVLAPVAVHMASGRTGDGAAWLVPQPTAFIIAGVSLAVTVLVSLLGKGLFRLIPILCGIASGYATSLLLDLAGISASIQAGFDPGSLKNWTAPTLISMQKVAEAPWIAMPDFTFPTWNLEAVLFIVPVAIAPAIEHFGDVLAIGGITGRDYVDDPGIHRTLLGDGLATSLAALLGGPPNTTYSEVSGAVALTRSFNPAIMTWAAISAILLAFVGKLGAFLGTIPVPVMGGIMVLLFGAISVIGINTLIKAQIDLMRPRNLTIAAVILVFGIGGMSFDLTVVKLGGIGLAGIVGVILNLLLPQER, from the coding sequence ATGGAGAAGAATCTTTCCGAAAGCAGCTACAACTTCCGTCTCAAGGACTGCCTGCTCGGCGCCCAGATGCTTTTCGTCGCCTTCGGCGCCCTGGTCCTGGTCCCCCTGCTGACCGGACTGAATCCCAACGTCGCCCTGTTTACGGCCGGGGCCGGCACCCTGCTCTTCCAGCTGATCACCGGTGGCAAGGTTCCGGTCTTTCTCGCCTCCAGTTTCGCCTTCATCGCTCCGATCATCTACGGCGTCCAGCAATGGGGGATTCCGGGAACGCTCTGCGGCCTGGCCGCCGCCGGCCTGCTCTACGTGCTCTTCAGCCTGGCCATCCGCCTGTTCGGGTCCGGCATCCTGCACCGGATTCTGCCGCCGGTGGTGACCGGACCGGTGATCATGGTCATCGGCCTGGTCCTGGCCCCGGTGGCCGTCCACATGGCCTCGGGACGGACCGGAGACGGCGCCGCCTGGCTGGTGCCGCAACCGACCGCCTTCATCATCGCCGGCGTCTCCCTGGCGGTCACCGTCCTCGTTTCCCTGCTCGGCAAGGGACTGTTCCGCCTGATTCCCATTCTCTGTGGCATCGCCTCCGGTTACGCCACCTCGCTGCTTCTCGACCTGGCCGGCATCTCCGCCTCGATTCAGGCCGGGTTCGATCCCGGCAGCCTGAAGAACTGGACCGCCCCGACCCTGATCTCCATGCAGAAGGTCGCCGAGGCCCCCTGGATCGCCATGCCCGACTTCACCTTTCCGACCTGGAACCTGGAAGCCGTTCTCTTCATCGTCCCGGTCGCAATCGCGCCGGCCATCGAGCATTTCGGCGACGTGCTGGCCATCGGCGGCATCACCGGCCGCGACTACGTGGACGATCCCGGCATTCACCGCACCCTGCTCGGCGACGGCCTGGCCACCAGCCTGGCCGCCCTGCTCGGCGGCCCGCCCAACACCACCTATTCCGAGGTCTCCGGCGCCGTTGCCCTGACCCGTTCCTTCAACCCGGCGATCATGACCTGGGCCGCCATCAGCGCCATCCTGCTCGCCTTCGTCGGCAAGCTCGGCGCCTTTCTCGGCACCATTCCGGTCCCCGTCATGGGCGGTATCATGGTGCTGCTGTTCGGCGCCATCTCCGTCATCGGCATCAACACCCTGATCAAGGCGCAGATCGACCTCATGCGGCCGCGCAACCTGACCATCGCCGCCGTCATCCTGGTCTTCGGCATCGGCGGCATGAGTTTCGACCTGACCGTGGTCAAGCTGGGCGGCATCGGCCTGGCCGGAATCGTCGGCGTCATTCTCAACCTCCTGCTGCCGCAGGAACGCTGA
- the upp gene encoding uracil phosphoribosyltransferase, with product MAVHLVDHPLVRHKIGLMREKDISTKNFRELASEIACLLTYEATKDLETEGHTIESWAGPVRIEQIKGKKITVVPILRAGLGMMNGVLDLIPSARVSVVGLYRNEETLEPVTYYQKFTSRMEDRTALILDPMLATGGSVVACIDMLKQAGCSRIKGLFLVAAPEGISRLQEVHPDVDIYTAAIDERLNDNGYILPGLGDAGDKIFGTK from the coding sequence ATGGCCGTTCATCTCGTCGACCATCCCCTGGTCCGGCACAAGATCGGACTGATGCGGGAGAAGGACATTTCCACCAAGAACTTTCGCGAACTGGCATCCGAAATCGCCTGCCTGTTGACCTACGAGGCGACCAAGGATCTCGAAACCGAAGGCCACACCATCGAAAGCTGGGCGGGACCGGTCCGCATCGAGCAGATCAAGGGCAAGAAGATCACCGTCGTACCGATCCTGCGCGCCGGCCTCGGCATGATGAACGGCGTTCTCGACCTGATTCCCAGCGCCCGGGTGAGCGTGGTCGGTCTCTACCGCAACGAGGAGACCCTGGAACCGGTCACCTACTACCAGAAATTCACCAGCCGCATGGAAGATCGCACCGCCCTTATCCTCGACCCGATGCTGGCCACCGGCGGCAGCGTCGTCGCCTGCATCGACATGCTCAAGCAGGCCGGCTGCAGCCGGATCAAGGGACTGTTCCTGGTCGCCGCTCCCGAGGGAATCAGCCGGTTGCAGGAAGTCCATCCGGATGTCGACATCTATACCGCCGCCATCGATGAACGGCTCAACGACAACGGCTACATCCTGCCGGGACTGGGAGATGCCGGCGACAAGATCTTCGGGACGAAATAA
- a CDS encoding Fur family transcriptional regulator: MRQSKEQFRRFLLQKGLKSTRQREIVLDAFLRSSTHLSTEDLYQKVRRRHPNIGYATVHRTLKLFTECGLAEERNFGDGQIRYEWTGDKSHHDHLVCISCGVISEFEDSRIEQLQRDIAARHGFVMTSHRHDLYGLCAKCQEEKVRKGC; the protein is encoded by the coding sequence ATGCGGCAAAGCAAGGAACAGTTCAGGCGTTTTCTGTTGCAGAAGGGGCTGAAGTCGACCCGGCAGCGGGAGATTGTGCTCGATGCCTTTTTGCGTTCGTCGACCCATCTTTCCACCGAAGATCTCTATCAGAAGGTGCGCCGCCGGCATCCGAACATCGGCTATGCGACCGTTCACCGGACCCTGAAGCTTTTTACAGAGTGCGGTCTGGCCGAGGAGCGCAATTTCGGCGACGGGCAGATCCGTTACGAGTGGACGGGCGACAAGAGCCATCACGATCACCTGGTCTGCATCTCCTGCGGGGTCATCAGCGAATTCGAGGACAGCCGGATCGAGCAGCTTCAGCGGGATATAGCCGCCCGGCACGGATTCGTCATGACCAGTCACCGCCATGACCTGTACGGTCTGTGCGCCAAGTGCCAGGAAGAAAAAGTAAGAAAGGGCTGCTGA